In Duganella zoogloeoides, a single genomic region encodes these proteins:
- a CDS encoding POT-type proton-dependent oligopeptide transporter: MSSNASTVDIKDGNGPLPRQIPYIIANEGCERFSFYGMRNILTPFLLSTLLLFIPAEYRTNEAKHVFHTFVIGVYFFPLLGGWLADRYFGKYNTVFWFSLIYVAGHACLAIFEHNINGFYFGLGLIAFGSGGIKPLVVAFVGDQFDQTNKNRARLVFDAFYWIINFGSFFASLLMPVLLRDYGPSVAFGIPGILMAIATLVFWMGRKKYVHVPPAAPNPDSFSSVARTALLARVAGQSRPGLMVAGVGAMVAVIALLAIPLYFDAGFVIAFCTALVVVLAFGCFGVSMQLDRAHGIHTAEAVEGVRSVLRILIVFALITPFWSLFDQKASTWIVQANAMNSPQLSLFGWDFTLLPAQMQAINPILVMLLIPLNNVVLYPLMRAIGINPTPLRRMGAGIALSGLSWIAVGAIQLNMDAGDKVSIFWQLLPYALLTLGEVLVSATGLEFAYSQAPKPMKGIILSFWYLGTTIGNLWVLIVNAGVKNDTVSGHIASTGLSESAFQMFFFAGFALVCAGLFALYATRYKMVDNYRKA; the protein is encoded by the coding sequence GTGAGCAGCAACGCCAGCACCGTCGATATCAAGGACGGCAACGGGCCCTTGCCTCGGCAGATCCCGTACATCATTGCCAACGAAGGCTGTGAACGCTTCAGTTTTTACGGCATGCGCAACATCCTCACGCCGTTCCTGCTCAGTACCCTGCTGCTGTTCATTCCGGCCGAATACCGCACCAACGAAGCCAAGCACGTGTTCCACACCTTCGTCATCGGCGTGTACTTCTTCCCGCTCCTGGGCGGCTGGCTGGCCGACCGCTACTTCGGCAAGTACAACACGGTCTTCTGGTTTTCCCTGATCTACGTGGCCGGCCATGCGTGCCTGGCGATTTTCGAGCACAACATCAACGGCTTCTATTTCGGGCTGGGGCTGATCGCGTTCGGCTCGGGCGGCATCAAGCCGCTGGTGGTGGCGTTCGTGGGCGACCAGTTCGACCAGACCAACAAGAACCGCGCGCGCCTGGTGTTCGACGCGTTCTACTGGATCATCAACTTCGGTTCGTTCTTCGCGTCGCTGCTGATGCCGGTGCTGCTGCGCGACTACGGTCCGTCGGTGGCCTTCGGCATACCCGGCATCCTGATGGCGATTGCCACGCTGGTGTTCTGGATGGGCCGCAAAAAATACGTGCACGTGCCGCCGGCCGCGCCGAATCCCGATTCGTTCAGCAGCGTGGCGCGCACCGCGCTGCTGGCGCGCGTGGCCGGCCAGTCGCGGCCAGGCCTGATGGTCGCTGGCGTGGGCGCGATGGTGGCCGTAATCGCTCTGCTGGCGATACCGCTCTACTTCGACGCCGGCTTCGTGATCGCCTTCTGTACCGCGCTGGTGGTGGTGCTGGCGTTTGGCTGCTTCGGCGTGTCGATGCAACTGGATCGCGCCCATGGCATCCACACTGCCGAAGCGGTGGAAGGCGTGCGTTCGGTGCTGCGCATCCTGATCGTGTTCGCGCTGATCACGCCGTTCTGGTCGCTGTTCGACCAGAAGGCTTCCACCTGGATCGTGCAGGCCAACGCCATGAACAGCCCGCAGCTGTCGCTGTTCGGCTGGGACTTCACACTGCTGCCAGCGCAAATGCAGGCGATCAATCCGATCCTGGTTATGCTGCTGATCCCGTTGAATAACGTGGTGCTGTATCCGCTGATGCGCGCGATCGGCATCAACCCCACGCCGCTGCGCCGCATGGGCGCCGGCATTGCGCTCTCGGGCCTGTCCTGGATTGCCGTGGGCGCCATCCAGCTCAATATGGACGCGGGCGACAAGGTCTCGATCTTCTGGCAGCTGCTGCCATACGCACTACTCACGCTGGGCGAAGTGCTGGTGTCGGCCACCGGCCTGGAGTTCGCCTACAGCCAGGCGCCAAAGCCGATGAAGGGCATCATCCTCAGTTTCTGGTACCTGGGCACCACCATCGGCAACCTGTGGGTGCTGATCGTCAACGCCGGCGTGAAGAACGATACGGTCAGTGGCCACATCGCCAGCACGGGGCTGTCGGAGAGCGCCTTCCAGATGTTCTTCTTTGCCGGCTTTGCGCTGGTGTGCGCGGGATTGTTCGCACTCTATGCCACCCGCTACAAGATGGTCGATAACTACCGCAAAGCATAA